A part of Cervus elaphus chromosome 11, mCerEla1.1, whole genome shotgun sequence genomic DNA contains:
- the ZNF513 gene encoding zinc finger protein 513 isoform X1 translates to MPRRKQSHPQPVKCEGVKVDTEDSLDEGPGALVLESDLLLGQDLEFEEEEEEEEEGDRNSDQLMGFERDSEGDSLGARPGLPYGLSDDESGGGRALSAESEVEEPARGPGEARGERPGPACQLCGGPTGEGPCCGAGGPGGGPPLPPRLLYSCRLCAFVSHYSSHLKRHMQTHSGEKPFRCGRCPYASAQLVNLTRHTRTHTGEKPYRCPHCPFACSSLGNLRRHQRTHGGPPTPPCPTCGFRCCAPRPARPPSPTEQEGAVPRRPEDALLLPDLSLHVSPGGASFLPDCGQLRGEGEGLCGTGSEPLPELLFPWTCRNCGQELEEGEGSRLGAATCGRCMQGETGGGASGGPQGPSDKGFACSLCPFATHYPNHLARHMKTHSGEKPFRCARCPYASAHLDNLKRHQRVHTGEKPYKCPLCPYACGNLANLKRHGRIHSGDKPFRCSLCNYSCNQSMNLKRHMLRHTGEKPFRCATCAYTTGHWDNYKRHQKVHGHGGAGGPGLSASEGWAPPHSPPPVLSSRGPTALGATSSRALHTDSP, encoded by the exons ATGCCCCGAAGGAAGCAAAGCCACCCGCAGCCCGTGAAATGCGAGGGGGTCAAAG TGGATACCGAAGACTCCCTCGACGAAGGACCCGGGGCCCTGGTACTGGAGAGTGATTTGCTACTAGGCCAGGATCTGGAGtttgaagaggaggaagaggaagaggaggaaggtgaCCGCAACAGCGACCAGCTCATGGGCTTCGAGAGAGACTCTGAAG GAGACTCTCTGGGGGCCAGGCCTGGGCTTCCCTACGGGCTGAGTGACGACGAGTCTGGGGGCGGCCGGGCACTAAGTGCGGAGAGTGAAGTTGAGGAGCCAGCCAGGGGTCCAGGGGAGGCCAGGGGTGAGAGGCCAGGCCCAGCCTGCCAGCTGTGTGGGGGGCCCACAGGTGAGGGGCCGTGTTGTGGGGCAGGAGGACCGGGTGGGGGGCCCCCGCTGCCCCCACGGCTACTGTACTCATGCCGCCTCTGCGCCTTCGTGTCCCACTACTCGAGCCACCTGAAGCggcacatgcagacacacagcGGGGAGAAGCCGTTCCGCTGTGGCCGCTGCCCCTACGCCTCAGCCCAGCTCGTCAACCTGACACGACACACCCGCACCCACACTGGCGAGAAGCCCTACCGCTGTCCCCACTGCCCCTTTGCCTGCAGCAGCCTGGGCAACCTGAGGCGGCATCAGCGCACCCATGGGGGGCCCCCCACTCCTCCCTGCCCGACCTGTGGCTTCCGCTGCTGTGCTCCACGTCCTGCCCGGCCTCCCAGTCCCACAGAGCAGGAGGGAGCAGTGCCTCGGCGACCCGAAG ATGCCCTGCTGCTTCCAGATCTGAGCCTCCATGTGTCACCAGGCGGTGCCAGCTTCCTGCCGGACTGTGGGCAGCTGCGGGGTGAAGGGGAAGGCCTGTGTGGGACTGGGTCAGAACCACTGCCAGAGCTGCTGTTCCCTTGGACCTGCCGGAACTGTGGGCAagagctggaggagggggagggcagtCGGCTGGGAGCAGCCACATGTGGGCGCTGCATGCAAGGAGAGACTGGAGGTGGTGCCAGTGGGGGACCCCAGGGCCCCAGTGACAAAGGCTTCGCCTGCAGCCTCTGCCCCTTTGCCACTCATTATCCCAACCACTTGGCTCGGCACATGAAGACACACAGCGGTGAGAAGCCCTTCCGCTGTGCCCGTTGTCCCTACGCCTCTGCTCACCTGGACAACCTGAAACGGCACCAGCGCgtccacacaggagagaaaccctaCAAGTGCCCCCTCTGCCCCTATGCCTGTGGTAACCTGGCCAACCTCAAACGTCATGGTCGGATCCACTCTGGGGACAAACCTTTTCGGTGTAGCCTTTGCAACTACAGCTGCAATCAGAGTATGAACCTCAAACGCCACATGCTGCGGCATACAGGCGAGAAGCCCTTCCGCTGTGCCACCTGCGCCTATACCACGGGCCACTGGGACAACTACAAGCGCCACCAAAAGGTGCATGGCCATGGGGGGGCGGGAGGGcctggcctctctgcctctgagGGCTGGGCCCCACCTCACAGTCCTCCCCCTGTTTTGAGCTCTCGGGGCCCAACAGCCCTGGGTGCCACCAGTAGCCGAGCTCTCCATACAGACTCACCCTGA
- the ZNF513 gene encoding zinc finger protein 513 isoform X3: MGFERDSEGDSLGARPGLPYGLSDDESGGGRALSAESEVEEPARGPGEARGERPGPACQLCGGPTGEGPCCGAGGPGGGPPLPPRLLYSCRLCAFVSHYSSHLKRHMQTHSGEKPFRCGRCPYASAQLVNLTRHTRTHTGEKPYRCPHCPFACSSLGNLRRHQRTHGGPPTPPCPTCGFRCCAPRPARPPSPTEQEGAVPRRPEDALLLPDLSLHVSPGGASFLPDCGQLRGEGEGLCGTGSEPLPELLFPWTCRNCGQELEEGEGSRLGAATCGRCMQGETGGGASGGPQGPSDKGFACSLCPFATHYPNHLARHMKTHSGEKPFRCARCPYASAHLDNLKRHQRVHTGEKPYKCPLCPYACGNLANLKRHGRIHSGDKPFRCSLCNYSCNQSMNLKRHMLRHTGEKPFRCATCAYTTGHWDNYKRHQKVHGHGGAGGPGLSASEGWAPPHSPPPVLSSRGPTALGATSSRALHTDSP, encoded by the exons ATGGGCTTCGAGAGAGACTCTGAAG GAGACTCTCTGGGGGCCAGGCCTGGGCTTCCCTACGGGCTGAGTGACGACGAGTCTGGGGGCGGCCGGGCACTAAGTGCGGAGAGTGAAGTTGAGGAGCCAGCCAGGGGTCCAGGGGAGGCCAGGGGTGAGAGGCCAGGCCCAGCCTGCCAGCTGTGTGGGGGGCCCACAGGTGAGGGGCCGTGTTGTGGGGCAGGAGGACCGGGTGGGGGGCCCCCGCTGCCCCCACGGCTACTGTACTCATGCCGCCTCTGCGCCTTCGTGTCCCACTACTCGAGCCACCTGAAGCggcacatgcagacacacagcGGGGAGAAGCCGTTCCGCTGTGGCCGCTGCCCCTACGCCTCAGCCCAGCTCGTCAACCTGACACGACACACCCGCACCCACACTGGCGAGAAGCCCTACCGCTGTCCCCACTGCCCCTTTGCCTGCAGCAGCCTGGGCAACCTGAGGCGGCATCAGCGCACCCATGGGGGGCCCCCCACTCCTCCCTGCCCGACCTGTGGCTTCCGCTGCTGTGCTCCACGTCCTGCCCGGCCTCCCAGTCCCACAGAGCAGGAGGGAGCAGTGCCTCGGCGACCCGAAG ATGCCCTGCTGCTTCCAGATCTGAGCCTCCATGTGTCACCAGGCGGTGCCAGCTTCCTGCCGGACTGTGGGCAGCTGCGGGGTGAAGGGGAAGGCCTGTGTGGGACTGGGTCAGAACCACTGCCAGAGCTGCTGTTCCCTTGGACCTGCCGGAACTGTGGGCAagagctggaggagggggagggcagtCGGCTGGGAGCAGCCACATGTGGGCGCTGCATGCAAGGAGAGACTGGAGGTGGTGCCAGTGGGGGACCCCAGGGCCCCAGTGACAAAGGCTTCGCCTGCAGCCTCTGCCCCTTTGCCACTCATTATCCCAACCACTTGGCTCGGCACATGAAGACACACAGCGGTGAGAAGCCCTTCCGCTGTGCCCGTTGTCCCTACGCCTCTGCTCACCTGGACAACCTGAAACGGCACCAGCGCgtccacacaggagagaaaccctaCAAGTGCCCCCTCTGCCCCTATGCCTGTGGTAACCTGGCCAACCTCAAACGTCATGGTCGGATCCACTCTGGGGACAAACCTTTTCGGTGTAGCCTTTGCAACTACAGCTGCAATCAGAGTATGAACCTCAAACGCCACATGCTGCGGCATACAGGCGAGAAGCCCTTCCGCTGTGCCACCTGCGCCTATACCACGGGCCACTGGGACAACTACAAGCGCCACCAAAAGGTGCATGGCCATGGGGGGGCGGGAGGGcctggcctctctgcctctgagGGCTGGGCCCCACCTCACAGTCCTCCCCCTGTTTTGAGCTCTCGGGGCCCAACAGCCCTGGGTGCCACCAGTAGCCGAGCTCTCCATACAGACTCACCCTGA
- the ZNF513 gene encoding zinc finger protein 513 isoform X2: protein MPRRKQSHPQPVKCEGVKVDTEDSLDEGPGALVLESDLLLGQDLEFEEEEEEEEEGDRNSDQLMGFERDSEGDSLGARPGLPYGLSDDESGGGRALSAESEVEEPARGPGEARGERPGPACQLCGGPTGEGPCCGAGGPGGGPPLPPRLLYSCRLCAFVSHYSSHLKRHMQTHSGEKPFRCGRCPYASAQLVNLTRHTRTHTGEKPYRCPHCPFACSSLGNLRRHQRTHGGPPTPPCPTCGFRCCAPRPARPPSPTEQEGAVPRRPEDALLLPDLSLHVSPGGASFLPDCGQLRGEGEGLCGTGSEPLPELLFPWTCRNCGQELEEGEGSRLGAATCGRCMQGETGGGASGGPQGPSDKGFACSLCPFATHYPNHLARHMKTHSGEKPFRCARCPYASAHLDNLKRHQRVHTGEKPYKCPLCPYACGNLANLKRHGRIHSGDKPFRCSLCNYSCNQSMNLKRHMLRHTGEKPFRCATCAYTTGHWDNYKRHQKTDQKPPSPSSPAGQGAPH from the exons ATGCCCCGAAGGAAGCAAAGCCACCCGCAGCCCGTGAAATGCGAGGGGGTCAAAG TGGATACCGAAGACTCCCTCGACGAAGGACCCGGGGCCCTGGTACTGGAGAGTGATTTGCTACTAGGCCAGGATCTGGAGtttgaagaggaggaagaggaagaggaggaaggtgaCCGCAACAGCGACCAGCTCATGGGCTTCGAGAGAGACTCTGAAG GAGACTCTCTGGGGGCCAGGCCTGGGCTTCCCTACGGGCTGAGTGACGACGAGTCTGGGGGCGGCCGGGCACTAAGTGCGGAGAGTGAAGTTGAGGAGCCAGCCAGGGGTCCAGGGGAGGCCAGGGGTGAGAGGCCAGGCCCAGCCTGCCAGCTGTGTGGGGGGCCCACAGGTGAGGGGCCGTGTTGTGGGGCAGGAGGACCGGGTGGGGGGCCCCCGCTGCCCCCACGGCTACTGTACTCATGCCGCCTCTGCGCCTTCGTGTCCCACTACTCGAGCCACCTGAAGCggcacatgcagacacacagcGGGGAGAAGCCGTTCCGCTGTGGCCGCTGCCCCTACGCCTCAGCCCAGCTCGTCAACCTGACACGACACACCCGCACCCACACTGGCGAGAAGCCCTACCGCTGTCCCCACTGCCCCTTTGCCTGCAGCAGCCTGGGCAACCTGAGGCGGCATCAGCGCACCCATGGGGGGCCCCCCACTCCTCCCTGCCCGACCTGTGGCTTCCGCTGCTGTGCTCCACGTCCTGCCCGGCCTCCCAGTCCCACAGAGCAGGAGGGAGCAGTGCCTCGGCGACCCGAAG ATGCCCTGCTGCTTCCAGATCTGAGCCTCCATGTGTCACCAGGCGGTGCCAGCTTCCTGCCGGACTGTGGGCAGCTGCGGGGTGAAGGGGAAGGCCTGTGTGGGACTGGGTCAGAACCACTGCCAGAGCTGCTGTTCCCTTGGACCTGCCGGAACTGTGGGCAagagctggaggagggggagggcagtCGGCTGGGAGCAGCCACATGTGGGCGCTGCATGCAAGGAGAGACTGGAGGTGGTGCCAGTGGGGGACCCCAGGGCCCCAGTGACAAAGGCTTCGCCTGCAGCCTCTGCCCCTTTGCCACTCATTATCCCAACCACTTGGCTCGGCACATGAAGACACACAGCGGTGAGAAGCCCTTCCGCTGTGCCCGTTGTCCCTACGCCTCTGCTCACCTGGACAACCTGAAACGGCACCAGCGCgtccacacaggagagaaaccctaCAAGTGCCCCCTCTGCCCCTATGCCTGTGGTAACCTGGCCAACCTCAAACGTCATGGTCGGATCCACTCTGGGGACAAACCTTTTCGGTGTAGCCTTTGCAACTACAGCTGCAATCAGAGTATGAACCTCAAACGCCACATGCTGCGGCATACAGGCGAGAAGCCCTTCCGCTGTGCCACCTGCGCCTATACCACGGGCCACTGGGACAACTACAAGCGCCACCAAAAG ACGGACCAGAAgccaccttctccttcctcccccgcTGGCCAGGGGGCTCCACACTGA
- the PPM1G gene encoding protein phosphatase 1G, whose protein sequence is MGAYLSQPNTVKCSGDGVGASRLPLPYGFSAMQGWRVSMEDAHNCIPELDSETAMFSVYDGHGGEEVALYCAKYLPDIIKDQKAYKEGKLQKALEDAFLAIDAKLTTEEVIKELAQIAGRPTEDEDEKEKVADEDDVDNEEAALLHEEATMTIEELLTRYGQNCHKGAPHSKSGAGTGEEPGSQGLNGEAGPEDPSRETSTEENGPTAKAHTGLSSNSECGTEAGQGGEPGTPTGEAGPSCSSASDKLPRVAKSKFFEDSEDESDEAEEEEEDSEECSEEEDGYSSEEAENEEDEDDTEEAEEDEEEEEMMVPGMEGKEEPGSDSGTTAVVALIRGKQLIVANAGDSRCVVSEAGKALDMSYDHKPEDEVELARIKNAGGKVTMDGRVNGGLNLSRAIGDHFYKRNKNLPPEEQMISALPDIKVLTLTDDHEFMVIACDGIWNVMSSQEVIDFIQSKISQRDENGELRLLSSIVEELLDQCLAPDTSGDGTGCDNMTCIIICFKPRNTAAPQLESGKRKLEEVLSTEGAEENGNSDKKKAKRD, encoded by the exons ATGGGTGCCTACCTCTCTCAGCCCAACACGGTGAAGTGCTCTGGGGACGGGGTCGGCGCCTCGCGCCTGCCGCTGCCCTACGGTTTCTCCGCCATGCAAGGCTGGCGCGTCTCCATGGAG GATGCTCACAACTGTATTCCTGAGCTGGACAGTGAGACAGCCATGTTTTCTGTCTATGATGGACATGGAG GGGAGGAAGTTGCCTTGTACTGTGCCAAATATCTTCCTGATATCATCAAAGATCAGAAGGCCTACAAAGAAGGCAAGCTACAGAAG GCTTTGGAAGATGCCTTCTTAGCTATTGATGCCAAACTAACCACTGAGGAAGTCATTAAGGAGCTGGCACAGATTGCAGGGCGACCCACTGAAGAtgaggatgaaaaagaaaaagttgctgATGAAGATGATG TGGACAATGAGGAGGCTGCACTGCTGCATGAAGAGGCTACCATGACTATTGAAGAGCTGCTGACACGCTACGGGCAGAACTGTCACAAGGGTGCTCCCCACAGCAAATCTGGAGCTGGGACAGGCGAGGAACCAGGGTCCCAGGGCCTCAATGGGGAGGCAGGACCTGAGGACCCATCTAGGGAAACTTCTACAGAGGAAAATGGCCCCACAGCCAAGGCTCACACAGGCCTTTCCTCCAACTCGGAATGTGGGACTGAGGCAGGCCAAGGTGGGGAGCCTGGCACTCCCACTGGTGAGGCTGGGCCTTCCTGCTCTTCAGCCTCCGACAAGCTGCCTCGAGTTGCTAAGTCCAAGTTCTTTGAGGACAGTGAGGATGAGTCAGATGAGgcggaggaggaagaggaagacagcGAG GAATGCAGTGAGGAAGAAGATGGCTACAGCAGTGAAGAGGCAGAGAATGAGGAAGACGAGGATGACACTGAGGAGGCTGAAGAggatgaggaagaagaagagatgaTGGTGCCTGGGATGGAAGGCAAAGAGGAG cCTGGCTCTGACAGTGGTACAACAGCGGTGGTGGCTCTGATACGAGGGAAGCAGTTGATtgtagccaatgcaggagactcccgCTGTGTGGTGTCTGAGGCCGGCAAAGCTTTAGACATGTCCTATGACCACAAACCGGAGGATGAAGTGGAGCTAGCACGCATCAAGAATGCTGGAGGCAAGGTTACCATGGATGGGCGAGTCAACGGTGGCCTCAACCTCTCCAGAGCCATTG GAGACCACTTTTACAAGAGAAACAAGAACTTGCCACCAGAGGAACAAATGATTTCGGCCCTTCCTGACATCAAGGTGCTGACTCTCACAGATGATCATGAGTTCATGGTCATTGCCTGTGATGGCATATG GAATGTGATGAGCAGCCAGGAAGTTATAGACTTTATTCAATCGAAGATCAGCCAGCGCGATGAAAATGGGGAGCTTCGGTTACTGTCATCCATTGTGGAAGAG CTGCTGGATCAATGCCTGGCACCAGACACTTCTGGGGACGGTACAGGGTGTGACAACATGACCTGCATCATCATTTGCTTCAAGCCCCGAAACACAGCAGCGCCTCAGCTAGAGAGTGGCAAGCGGAAACTGGAGGAGGTGCTGTCTACCGAGGGagctgaagaaaatggcaacagcgACAAGAAGAAGGCCAAGCGGGACTAG